A window from Citrus sinensis cultivar Valencia sweet orange chromosome 3, DVS_A1.0, whole genome shotgun sequence encodes these proteins:
- the LOC102610779 gene encoding BAG family molecular chaperone regulator 1-like, whose product MLSLARSKSSSVSSRVNMNNNNNNNNNPGELEIRPGGMFVQMRNSESSNRSSVSVPTIKVRVKFGSTYHEVLISPQASFGELKKMLSERTGLHPEEQKLIYKKKERDSKGYLDVARVRDGSKIVLVEDIINRERRCLEMLKIAKFQKDSNSIAQICFQVDKFAQQVTDLEAIASRGVELTDKHLDNLIGNLMTELVKLDEIVVDGDLKLQKRKQEKRVQSYIETLDMLRLRNTQLSSKSGKVPLQKQEHSSGKVTVPLQKQAKQRNLTELMHSFRDSDSFVVTTKWETFD is encoded by the exons ATGCTTTCATTGGCAAGAAGCAAGAGCTCTAGTGTTAGCAGCAGAGttaatatgaataataataataataataataataatcccgGAGAATTGGAAATTAGGCCTGGAGGAATGTTCGTGCAAATGAGAAATTCAGAATCCAGCAATCGGAGTTCTGTTTCTGTTCCCACTATTAAAGTTAGAGTCAAATTTGGCTCTACATATCATGAAGTTCTTATAAGTCCTCAAGCAAGCTTTG GggaattgaagaaaatgctTTCGGAGAGAACTGGATTACACCCTGAAGAACAGAAACTGATatacaaaaagaaagagagagattcGAAAGGGTATTTGGATGTTGCAAGAGTGAGAGATGGATCGAAAATCGTCTTAGTAGAAGACATTATTAACCGAGAAAGACGGTGCCTTGAGATGCTCAAAATTGCAAAGTTTCAAAAGGATTCAAATTCCATTGCGCAAATCTGCTTTCAAGTTGACAAATTTGCTCAGCag GTTACGGATTTGGAAGCAATAGCTTCTAGAGGAGTGGAACTGACAGATAAACATTTGGATAATTTGATTGGAAACTTAATGACAGAATTAGTGAAATTGGACGAGATTGTTGTTGATGGAGATTTGAAGCTGCAAAAGAGAAAGCAG GAAAAGAGAGTACAGAGTTACATCGAGACACTTGATATGTTAAGGCTACGCAATACGCAGCTCAGCAGCAAATCAGGCAAAGTGCCATTGCAGAAACAAGAACATTCATCTGGGAAAGTGACGGTGCCACTGCAAAAGCAAGCAAAGCAGAGGAATTTGACAGAACTGATGCATTCATTTAGAGATTCTGATTCTTTTGTGGTGACAACAAAATGGGAAACTTTTGATTGA